A region of Anoplopoma fimbria isolate UVic2021 breed Golden Eagle Sablefish chromosome 24, Afim_UVic_2022, whole genome shotgun sequence DNA encodes the following proteins:
- the LOC129113053 gene encoding G protein-activated inward rectifier potassium channel 2-like isoform X1 — MEQDVESPAIIKKPKLPKQAREDLPKQLSDKERAKRVQRYVQKDGKCNVHHGNVQETYRYLTDIFTTLVDLKWRFNLFIFVLVYTVTWLFFGFCWWFIAYLRGDLEHLADNQWTPCVNNLNGFVSAFLFSIETETTIGYGYRVITDQCPEGILLLLIQSVLGSIVNAFMVGCMFVKISQPKKRAETLVFSTNAVISMRDGRLCLMFRVGDLRNSHIVEASIRAKLIKSKQTKEGEFIPLNQTDINVGYNTGDDRLFLVSPLIICHEINQTSPFWEISEAHLTRDELEIVVILEGMVEATGMTCQARSSYVSSEIKWGYRFMPVLTLEDGFYEVDYNSFHNIYETNTPPYSAKELADMTNRARLPLTWSMASKLSQQGLPESVQESQETKTGLDYQEKNQQTERNGDVANIESESKV; from the exons ATGGAGCAGGATGTGGAGAGCCCGGCAATCATCAAAAAGCCTAAGTTGCCAAAGCAGGCCCGTGAGGACCTGCCTAAACAGCTGTCAGATAAGGAACGGGCGAAGCGGGTCCAGCGGTACGTCCAGAAAGATGGGAAGTGCAATGTCCATCACGGTAACGTACAAGAGACGTACCGCTATCTGACGGACATTTTCACCACGCTGGTCGATCTCAAATGGAGGTTCAACCTGTTCATCTTTGTGCTGGTGTACACCGTGACGTGGCTCTTCTTCGGCTTCTGTTGGTGGTTTATTGCGTACCTTCGGGGTGATCTGGAGCACTTAGCGGACAACCAGTGGACTCCATGTGTCAACAACCTCAATGGGTTCGTATCAGCGTTTCTGTTCTCCATCGAGACGGAGACCACCATCGGTTATGGGTACAGGGTCATCACGGACCAATGCCCCGAGGGGATCCTTCTGCTTCTAATTCAGTCGGTGCTGGGATCCATCGTGAACGCCTTCATGGTGGGTTGCATGTTCGTTAAGATCTCTCAGCCAAAGAAGCGAGCTGAGACACTAGTGTTTTCCACCAATGCGGTCATCTCAATGAGAGACGGACGGCTGTGCCTGATGTTCAGAGTCGGAGACCTCCGGAACTCGCACATCGTGGAGGCTTCGATCAGGGCCAAGCTCATCAAGTCCAAGCAGACCAAGGAAGGGGAGTTCATCCCTTTGAACCAGACGGACATAAATGTGGGTTACAACACGGGAGACGACAGGCTCTTCCTGGTGTCGCCGCTCATCATCTGCCATGAGATAAACCAGACCAGCCCCTTCTGGGAGATCTCAGAGGCCCACCTGACCAGGGACGAGCTGGAGATTGTAGTGATTCTGGAGGGGATGGTGGAGGCCACAG GCATGACGTGCCAGGCGAGGAGTTCATACGTCAGCAGTGAGATCAAGTGGGGCTACCGCTTCATGCCAGTCCTGACGCTGGAGGACGGTTTCTACGAGGTGGACTACAACAGCTTCCACAACATCTACGAAACTAACACCCCCCCCTACAGTGCCAAAGAGCTTGCTGATATGACCAACCGTGCCCGCCTGCCCCTCACCTGGTCCATGGCCAGTAAACTGAGCCAGCAGGGGCTGCCAGAGTCCGTGCAGGAGAGCCAGGAGACCAAGACCGGCCTGGACTACCAGGAGAAGAACCAGCAGACCGAGAGGAACGGGGACGTTGCAAACATAGAGAGCGAGTCCAAAGTGTGA
- the LOC129113053 gene encoding G protein-activated inward rectifier potassium channel 2-like isoform X2, whose protein sequence is MEQDVESPAIIKKPKLPKQAREDLPKQLSDKERAKRVQRYVQKDGKCNVHHGNVQETYRYLTDIFTTLVDLKWRFNLFIFVLVYTVTWLFFGFCWWFIAYLRGDLEHLADNQWTPCVNNLNGFVSAFLFSIETETTIGYGYRVITDQCPEGILLLLIQSVLGSIVNAFMVGCMFVKISQPKKRAETLVFSTNAVISMRDGRLCLMFRVGDLRNSHIVEASIRAKLIKSKQTKEGEFIPLNQTDINVGYNTGDDRLFLVSPLIICHEINQTSPFWEISEAHLTRDELEIVVILEGMVEATGMTCQARSSYVSSEIKWGYRFMPVLTLEDGFYEVDYNSFHNIYETNTPPYSAKELADMTNRARLPLTWSMASKLSQQGLPESQTERNGDVANIESESKV, encoded by the exons ATGGAGCAGGATGTGGAGAGCCCGGCAATCATCAAAAAGCCTAAGTTGCCAAAGCAGGCCCGTGAGGACCTGCCTAAACAGCTGTCAGATAAGGAACGGGCGAAGCGGGTCCAGCGGTACGTCCAGAAAGATGGGAAGTGCAATGTCCATCACGGTAACGTACAAGAGACGTACCGCTATCTGACGGACATTTTCACCACGCTGGTCGATCTCAAATGGAGGTTCAACCTGTTCATCTTTGTGCTGGTGTACACCGTGACGTGGCTCTTCTTCGGCTTCTGTTGGTGGTTTATTGCGTACCTTCGGGGTGATCTGGAGCACTTAGCGGACAACCAGTGGACTCCATGTGTCAACAACCTCAATGGGTTCGTATCAGCGTTTCTGTTCTCCATCGAGACGGAGACCACCATCGGTTATGGGTACAGGGTCATCACGGACCAATGCCCCGAGGGGATCCTTCTGCTTCTAATTCAGTCGGTGCTGGGATCCATCGTGAACGCCTTCATGGTGGGTTGCATGTTCGTTAAGATCTCTCAGCCAAAGAAGCGAGCTGAGACACTAGTGTTTTCCACCAATGCGGTCATCTCAATGAGAGACGGACGGCTGTGCCTGATGTTCAGAGTCGGAGACCTCCGGAACTCGCACATCGTGGAGGCTTCGATCAGGGCCAAGCTCATCAAGTCCAAGCAGACCAAGGAAGGGGAGTTCATCCCTTTGAACCAGACGGACATAAATGTGGGTTACAACACGGGAGACGACAGGCTCTTCCTGGTGTCGCCGCTCATCATCTGCCATGAGATAAACCAGACCAGCCCCTTCTGGGAGATCTCAGAGGCCCACCTGACCAGGGACGAGCTGGAGATTGTAGTGATTCTGGAGGGGATGGTGGAGGCCACAG GCATGACGTGCCAGGCGAGGAGTTCATACGTCAGCAGTGAGATCAAGTGGGGCTACCGCTTCATGCCAGTCCTGACGCTGGAGGACGGTTTCTACGAGGTGGACTACAACAGCTTCCACAACATCTACGAAACTAACACCCCCCCCTACAGTGCCAAAGAGCTTGCTGATATGACCAACCGTGCCCGCCTGCCCCTCACCTGGTCCATGGCCAGTAAACTGAGCCAGCAGGGGCTGCCAGAGTCC CAGACCGAGAGGAACGGGGACGTTGCAAACATAGAGAGCGAGTCCAAAGTGTGA